GAGAACCAGTACTTGATCAGGATGATGCCGGACTGGACCAGCATCTCCTCGAACAGCGGGCAGGAGCGCAGGAACTCCTTGTATTCGTCGTCGGTGCAGAAGCCCATCACCTTCTCGACGCCGGCGCGGTTGTACCAGCTGCGGTCGAACAGGACGATCTCCCCCTTGGCGGGCAGCTGGGCGGCGTAGCGCTGGAAGTACCATTGCCCCCGCTCCTTCTCGGTCGGGGTGCCCAGCGCCACGATCCGGCAGACGCGCGGGTTCAGGCTCTCGGCGATGCGCTTGATCACGCCGCCCTTGCCGGCCGCGTCCCGTCCCTCGAAGATGATGCAGACCTTCAGCCCCTCGACCCGCACCCATTCCTGGAGCTTGATCAGCTCGAACTGCAGCTTCGCCAGCTCGTCGACGTACTTGTACTTCTTCACCGGCTTGTCCGGCAGGTGACCGGATGCCAGGCCGTGCCAGTGGGCCTCGACCGCGGCGACCTCCCGGGCGTCGCGCAGCACCTCCCCCGCCAGTTCCAGGACCGCCTTCTTTTTCTTCCCGCCCGTCTTCCCGTCGCCCATGGCCGCATCCACCCGGTGGCTGGTTCTGATCATGTCAATAGTATTACAACCGAATCGGCTGGTGGGAGGATGGGACACATTACCGCTGCCGCGGGATCATCCGCAGCTGGACGCTACAGAGTATCTTTACCGTTGCCGCGCTATACCCCGTTCATCGGTTATGGGGTGCCTGGGAACTTCACTGTGATCATGAACGTGCTGGAAGTCGCGGTTTTCGCGATGGTCGCCCTGGGTCCGCACCAGCAGCCCTTCACCTGCGAAGTCTCGATCGGCGGCGTCCGGTGCTCGCATGGGATCGCCGCCTTCCGGGACGGCGCCGACGACATCATCATGTCCGACGGCATCAAGGTCGCGAAGTCGCCCAAGGGCGAGCTGCTGTTCTCCAACGGGATCCAAGCCCACATGGATTCCCTCGGCTGGGTCCAGTTCTCCAACGGGACCGCGGTGCGGCGCGAGGGAACTGAGAAGTTCCGCTTCAGCACCGGCATGGTGTGCCGCTACACGGCGGTGGGCCGGGTCAGCTGCGCCCGGGAATGAGGGTGCCGAAGGCGTCCGCCGCGGTCGCGATCTCCCTCAGCTTGGCGTGCCAAGCGGACCAATCGTCCGACTGTGCGATCGGCGCCCACAGGGCTTCGATCTCCTCGATCAGAAGCGTGCAAGGCTCTCCCTTGAAATAGGCGT
This Skermanella mucosa DNA region includes the following protein-coding sequences:
- the ppk2 gene encoding polyphosphate kinase 2 — protein: MIRTSHRVDAAMGDGKTGGKKKKAVLELAGEVLRDAREVAAVEAHWHGLASGHLPDKPVKKYKYVDELAKLQFELIKLQEWVRVEGLKVCIIFEGRDAAGKGGVIKRIAESLNPRVCRIVALGTPTEKERGQWYFQRYAAQLPAKGEIVLFDRSWYNRAGVEKVMGFCTDDEYKEFLRSCPLFEEMLVQSGIILIKYWFSVSDEEQERRFIERTTNPIKRWKLSPMDLESRKHWVEYSQAKDVMLKHTDLKRTPWYIVDADNKKRARLNCIAHLLRQIPYKDLLPEALELPPRQADTGYKRPAKSDQRWVPGIY